Proteins from a single region of Procambarus clarkii isolate CNS0578487 chromosome 32, FALCON_Pclarkii_2.0, whole genome shotgun sequence:
- the LOC138370545 gene encoding uncharacterized protein: MSINALQECRLYCIGCNGPTPPGHFDVTCTSCGQLYCANLHGSTSCPYCRFSVNREPPTEARNVIEPPPKRRRIINNRVPIRDQENLILGGINIPAQSPLDSTQPSEWSTPVRSQPQLSQELEEDAPDGNQHASSDEEEEDNQPPVHDISDEEVNAPDSPER, translated from the exons atgtccatcaacgctcttcaagaatgcagactatactgtataggatgcaacgggcctacaccgcctggacattttgacgtaacctgtaccagctgtgggcaactctattgtgcaaatc ttcatggttctacttcctgcccatactgtcgtttctccgttaaccgggaacctcccaccgaagccagaaacgtcattgaacctccacccaagcgccgtcgcatcataaataacc gagttcctattcgtgatcaagagaatctcatacttggtggaatcaacatcccagctc aatcgcccctggattcaacccaaccctctgagtggagcacacctgtacgcagtcaaccccagctgtcccaggagctagaagaagatgcaccagacggcaaccagcatgcatcttcagatgaagaagaagaagacaatcaaccccctgttcacgacatatcagatgaagaagtcaacgctccagattccccagag